Proteins encoded within one genomic window of Chitinophaga parva:
- the pdeM gene encoding ligase-associated DNA damage response endonuclease PdeM: MDDLIFQHQSQHWVLSSYKAIFWQEEQSLIVSDLHLGKSAHFRKAGIAVPAHLVQEDLFCLQKLITRYHPVRIIIVGDMFHSVANNDIEYFRLWRQQFSRVEFILVQGNHDILEPMVYAGLQVKVEKHLQLRNIYFAHDAADAVAQKSYVISGHLHPGVVISGMGRQSMRLPCFYFGEQYAVLPAFGKFTGLASVAPAPHEAVFVIADKQVMQWQ, from the coding sequence TTGGACGATCTAATATTTCAACATCAATCACAACACTGGGTCCTCTCTTCCTACAAAGCCATTTTCTGGCAGGAAGAGCAATCGCTCATCGTGTCTGACCTGCACCTGGGCAAGTCCGCCCATTTCAGGAAGGCGGGCATTGCGGTGCCGGCCCACCTGGTGCAGGAAGACCTGTTCTGTTTACAAAAACTCATTACCCGCTACCATCCCGTGCGCATCATCATTGTAGGGGACATGTTCCATAGCGTGGCCAATAACGATATTGAATACTTCCGCCTCTGGCGCCAGCAGTTCTCCCGGGTGGAGTTTATCCTGGTGCAGGGTAACCACGATATCCTGGAACCTATGGTGTATGCGGGTTTGCAGGTAAAAGTGGAAAAGCATTTGCAACTGCGCAATATTTACTTTGCCCATGATGCGGCGGATGCCGTGGCGCAGAAAAGTTACGTGATCTCCGGCCATCTCCATCCTGGCGTGGTGATCTCCGGCATGGGGCGCCAGTCCATGCGCCTGCCGTGTTTCTATTTTGGGGAGCAATATGCCGTATTGCCCGCCTTCGGCAAATTCACGGGCCTGGCCAGCGTGGCGCCCGCGCCGCATGAAGCGGTGTTTGTGATCGCGGATAAGCAGGTAATGCAATGGCAATAG
- a CDS encoding ligase-associated DNA damage response DEXH box helicase, which yields MEEQISRGWIVIKDWLAAKEQQPFVFQEEAWEQYLQGRSGIVNAPTGYGKTFSLFLAVLIAWIDQHPDNFRKKSKNGLQLLWITPLRALAKDLARAMQEVINELGMAWQVGIRSGDTSTSVRAAQKKQMPEVLIITPESLHLLLGQKHYPAVFAQLQCIVTDEWHELLGTKRGVLVELALSRIKHLVRNNFHNDLRIWGISATIGNLEEALDVLLGSDAAHGVIVRAVIHKKIALKSILPDGIEELPWAGHLGIRLLHKAMPVIEQSRTTLIFTNTRSQSEIWYQEILRQHPEYAGALALHHGSLDMELRIWVEEALHTGQLKAVVCTSSLDLGVDFRPVDTVIQVGSPKGVARFLQRAGRSGHQPGAVSKIFFLPTHSLELVEAAALKEAMEANLIESRTPVVLAYDVLLQYLMTLGISDGFHADEIWQEVAGTFCFRDITPEDWQWALAFLSTGGDALHSYDEFRKLEREGNFYICRSRQLALRHRLHIGTIVSDAMLKVKFLSGGYVGVVEESFLSRLTPGDAFSLGGHNLEFVMIKDMTALVRKSNAKKTIVPSWMGGRIPLSANLGKMLRKKFQEAIAGNSTDPELVALQPLFALQAHLSHIPAENELLIEKIETKDGHHLFVYPFEGRLVHQVMAALLAYRIALHHPITFSIAMNDYGFELLSDQPIPIDNSNVKALFSLDGLNIDLQSSVNATEMARRKFRDIAVIAGLVFQGYPGKHKTNRHLQSSASLLFNVFRDYDAQNLLLRQSYNEAYFYQIEEPRLREMLERIAIQRIVITEPEKLTPFCFPIKVDSLRENLTSEKLSDRIKKLQQQHFSPVDDGPIKAPKTKGKGRAPVSRQAGVPVDAHNVEEAVKEAGKQAAAKFPSKGRVGTTRKLS from the coding sequence ATGGAAGAACAAATTTCGCGCGGATGGATAGTGATCAAAGACTGGCTGGCGGCAAAAGAGCAGCAGCCTTTCGTATTCCAGGAGGAAGCCTGGGAGCAGTACCTGCAAGGCCGCTCTGGCATTGTGAATGCGCCTACCGGCTACGGTAAAACCTTCTCCCTTTTCCTGGCAGTGCTGATTGCCTGGATAGACCAACATCCCGATAATTTCAGGAAGAAAAGCAAGAACGGTCTGCAGTTGCTGTGGATCACCCCGCTGCGTGCCCTGGCCAAAGACCTGGCCCGCGCCATGCAGGAAGTGATCAACGAACTGGGCATGGCCTGGCAGGTGGGCATCCGCAGTGGTGATACCTCCACCAGCGTGCGCGCCGCCCAGAAAAAGCAAATGCCGGAAGTGCTCATCATCACCCCGGAAAGCCTGCACCTGCTGCTGGGACAGAAACATTACCCCGCCGTGTTTGCCCAGCTGCAATGCATTGTTACGGATGAGTGGCACGAACTGCTGGGCACCAAGCGCGGTGTGCTGGTGGAGCTGGCCCTGAGCCGCATTAAACACCTGGTCCGTAATAATTTTCACAACGACCTGCGCATCTGGGGCATCTCTGCTACCATTGGTAACCTGGAAGAGGCCCTGGACGTGCTGCTGGGCAGCGATGCGGCCCACGGCGTGATCGTGCGGGCGGTCATCCACAAAAAAATAGCGCTTAAAAGCATACTCCCCGATGGCATTGAAGAACTACCATGGGCGGGGCACCTGGGCATACGCCTGCTGCACAAGGCCATGCCTGTGATTGAGCAGAGCCGCACTACGCTGATCTTTACCAATACCCGCTCCCAGTCTGAAATATGGTACCAGGAGATCCTGCGCCAGCACCCGGAATATGCGGGGGCACTGGCATTGCACCATGGATCGCTGGATATGGAACTGCGTATCTGGGTAGAAGAAGCCCTGCATACCGGCCAGCTCAAAGCGGTGGTGTGTACCTCCAGCCTGGACCTGGGCGTGGACTTCCGCCCGGTAGACACCGTGATACAAGTGGGCAGCCCCAAAGGTGTGGCGCGCTTCCTGCAGAGAGCAGGCCGCAGCGGCCACCAACCGGGCGCCGTGAGCAAGATCTTTTTCCTGCCCACCCACTCCCTGGAACTGGTGGAGGCGGCGGCCCTCAAAGAGGCCATGGAAGCCAATCTCATTGAAAGCCGCACCCCGGTGGTACTGGCCTATGATGTGCTGCTGCAATACCTGATGACCCTGGGCATTTCCGACGGCTTTCATGCAGACGAGATCTGGCAGGAAGTGGCCGGTACCTTCTGTTTCCGCGATATTACCCCCGAAGACTGGCAATGGGCGCTGGCGTTCCTGAGCACCGGGGGCGATGCGCTGCACAGTTATGATGAATTCCGCAAGCTGGAGCGGGAAGGCAATTTTTACATTTGCCGCAGCCGGCAGCTGGCCCTGCGCCACCGCCTGCACATTGGCACCATTGTGAGCGACGCCATGCTGAAAGTAAAATTCCTCAGCGGAGGCTATGTGGGCGTGGTGGAAGAGTCTTTCCTGTCGCGGCTTACACCGGGCGATGCCTTTAGCCTGGGCGGGCATAACCTGGAGTTCGTGATGATCAAGGACATGACGGCGCTGGTGCGCAAGTCAAACGCTAAAAAGACCATTGTGCCCAGCTGGATGGGTGGCCGCATCCCGCTTTCGGCCAACCTGGGTAAGATGCTGCGCAAGAAATTCCAGGAAGCCATTGCCGGCAATTCCACGGACCCGGAACTGGTAGCGCTGCAGCCGCTTTTTGCCCTGCAGGCCCACCTCTCCCACATCCCGGCGGAAAATGAACTGCTGATTGAAAAGATTGAGACCAAAGATGGCCACCATCTTTTCGTATACCCGTTTGAGGGGCGGCTCGTGCACCAGGTCATGGCAGCATTGCTGGCTTACCGCATCGCCCTGCACCATCCCATCACCTTTTCCATCGCTATGAATGATTACGGGTTTGAGCTGCTCAGTGACCAGCCCATTCCTATTGACAACAGCAATGTGAAAGCCCTCTTCTCCCTGGATGGTTTGAACATAGACCTGCAAAGCAGCGTGAACGCCACAGAAATGGCGCGGCGCAAGTTCCGCGACATTGCTGTAATAGCCGGCCTCGTGTTCCAGGGCTACCCCGGCAAACACAAGACCAACCGGCATTTGCAGTCATCCGCCTCTTTGCTGTTCAATGTATTCCGGGATTATGATGCCCAGAATTTATTACTGCGCCAGTCGTACAATGAGGCTTATTTTTACCAGATAGAGGAGCCGCGTCTGCGGGAAATGCTGGAGCGCATTGCCATCCAGCGCATCGTGATCACGGAGCCGGAAAAGCTCACGCCGTTCTGCTTCCCCATCAAGGTGGACAGTCTCCGGGAAAATCTTACCAGCGAAAAATTATCCGACCGCATTAAAAAGCTGCAGCAACAGCATTTCAGCCCGGTGGATGATGGTCCTATCAAGGCTCCCAAAACGAAGGGTAAGGGACGCGCACCGGTGTCGCGCCAGGCAGGTGTACCGGTGGATGCGCACAATGTGGAGGAGGCGGTAAAGGAAGCGGGTAAGCAGGCGGCAGCAAAATTTCCTTCCAAAGGGCGGGTGGGCACAACGCGGAAGTTATCCTAA